A stretch of DNA from Thalassospiraceae bacterium LMO-SO8:
AAGACCGACCAGGTCACTGACAAAAAATTGGGTACGGAGCCGATCTGGCGCAGCCTGCCGCGCATGTTCCGGTTTTGGAAGACTTGGATCCGGTCATCGCTCATCGGTATCTGGATCGGCATCCTGCCCGGCGCGGGCGGTTCGATGGCGGCCTTCATGTCCTACAACGAAGCGCGCCGGAGCAGCAAAACCCCGGACACTTGGGGCCACGGCGAACCCGAAGGCGTGGCCGCATCCGAGACCGCGAACAACGCGGACACGGCCTCTGCCCTCATCCCGGCGCTGACCCTCGGCATCCCCGGAACCGCCGTTGCCGCGGTGATGCTCGGCGGGCTGCTGATCCATGGATTGCAGCCGGGACCGATGCTTTTCCGTGAGAACCCGACCGTTGTGTTCGGCTTCATGTGGCAATTCCTGTTCGGTGCGATCCTGCTGGTTCTTCTGGGTGGTTCGCTCGCCACCAACAGCTTTGCCAAGCTCTTGAACCTGCCTCGGCCGCTTCTGGGGTCGGTTATTATCGTGCTCATGCTGATCGGCGTGTATTCGATCAACGGGCGCATGTTCGACGTTTACCTCATGCTCAGTTTCGGTGCGATTGGCTACGTCATGGACAAACTGAAGTTCCCATTGCCGCCGGTCGTTCTCGGGCTGATCCTGGGCTCCTATGCGGAGGAGAACCTGCGCCTTGCCTTGCGGATTGGCCGGGGAGACTGGACGATCCTGTTCGCCAACACCACGAGCCTGATCCTGGTCGCGTTGACGGTCGCTGTGGTCTTCGGTCCGATGCTGAAACGCCGCTACTTGAAATCCCGACAAAGCAAGTGACGGGGCATGGGCCGGCGGTGAGGTCCGGGTGCCCATGCGACATGGCGCGACCATCGCAAAGATGCGGGTGATGGCCCGCAGGCGCCAAATCCCGCTCTCGAAACTGGCAACAAGCCCCTATCGGCCGATTAGGGGCTTGTTGTCGTCTCGGCCCAAGGCGCCTCATGCAAGGGTAGGAGGTGAGGGACGCGAGTGATGCTCGTCATTCCCGAACTGTGCCGAAACGTATACTGTGTAACGCAATTCGCTAGCCGATTTGAACGCCACATGAAAATGGCAGTCCCGAGTGACGGGACGGAGGAGGCGATGTGGCCTATTTGGACAACCATACGGTCATGGCGACCGATGATATGGACGAATTGCACCACGCCGTTGCGGGATTGGCGGGGCGGCATCAATTCGACGTGCGCGGTGACAGAGCCGCCTTGTCCGCCAGAATCGCCGTGGCGTCGTTCGGGAATCTCAATCTTCTGCATTTCGGGTACGGCGACGTTCGGATCGACGTTTCCTCCGGCGAGGAGGGGGACGACGGGCTGTTATTCTATGTGGTGACGGGTGGCGGTGGTAACTTGCGCCTCGGCAATACGGAAATGGGCTTCTCCACGACGCGGGGCGTCGTACGGGACCTTTCCCATTCGATCATGGTGACGCAGGAGGGGCTCTCGGGGTTTGCCCTGCCGATGTCGAAAGAAAGAGTGAGCCAGCATGCTCGTGCGGTGATCGGCGCCGATGTGGGGGCGGCCCCGGTGATATTCGATGAAGGGATCGATATGACGACTCCGGGCGGGCGTCAATTCCGCAACACGGTGCATTTTGTCGCGAACGCCTTGGACGGCCCGCTTCGGGAAATGGACAATCCGATCCTTGCCCGGCAAATGGAAGAACTGCTTCTGACCCAGGTCCTGGCGTTGCTGCCCAACAATTTTTCCGACGCAATTGCGGATTGCGCAACACGGGTGGCCTTGCCTTATCACGTCAAACGGGCGCGCGATTACATCCATGCCCATGCGCATACGGCGGTCGGCGTGGCCGATATCGCGGCGGCGGCCGGATGCGGCTATCGAACCGTGCAAAACGCCTTCAAGGATGTTTATGGCATGTCACCCATGGCCTATCTGCGGCTTGTCCGGCTGAAACGGGTTCATGGCGCCTTGCTCAACGGCGGCGGAGACGGGGCGACCATCGCGCAAATCGCTCGGTCCTGGGGGTTCGGGCATATGGGGCGATTCGCCGAGATTTACCGTCGCCAGTTCGGCGAATTACCGTCGGAAACGGTCCGAAAGTGCGCCTGAATTACGCGGCCGTATCCACAAACTGTATCCAGTATCCCAAAAGCGCCGAATAAAGAGATGCAACGTGCCGTGTGCGTTCTCTAGCCGGCATTTCATACATAGAGTGCTTCTGATCGGACCATGCCTTCCAACCTGAAGAGCATGCGGCGTGGGGTGACGTCTGCTGGCAAATTTTCTTTCGGGGGACGAAGAACGAAGGCCCGCCGATTTTGGCGCGCAGGGTGCGGGCCGTGGTGAAACAAGACGCGATATTGAGAATTGAGGAATGGCCGATGAGGGTTCTTTTCAAGTCTGTATTTTTCCCCATCCTGGCGCGGGGGGCGTTGCTGGCCCTGATTGCGTTCGCCGGCATGGCGAACCCGTCCGACGCGGCGGCGCAGCAGACGCAGGCAGCCTTTACCGGTCAGGGTCACGCGATCTGTGGTGGGGTCGATCTACGCACGGGCAAGCTTTTAGATTCGTGCGGTTTCGAAAGTGCGAAGTATACCGGTAAGGCCGTCGGCAAATGCCCGAGCGGGTCGTTCTTCGATATCGGCACCTGGGCCTGCTTCACATGCCCCAGCGGCTACAACCGAACGGCGTTCGCGGTCGATACTCCGCAGGCCTGTTCCAAACAGGTCAGGGCTGAATACAAATACGCAAGGCGGGTCAGCGGCCACAAATCCTGTCCGAACGGCACCTTCAAGGACCCCCGCAACGGCGGCGAATGCTGGCAATGCCCGTCGGGGTTCGGCCGGACCCTGTCCGCGGTCAACGCCTGGGATGCCTGCGGCAAGTTTGGCGCAAGCGCGCGCCGGGCTGAATTCATCGACCGGGTCTGCCCGGAAGGCACGATCACAGACCTGAACGGAAGCTGTTATTCCTGCCCCGAAGGGTTCCGCCGCACTGCCGCCGCGGTCACCGCCAACAATGCCTGTTTTCGTAACGAGGACCTGAAGCCGGCCGAGCAAACGGCGGCGCTGACCTGCAAGGCCGGCGAGCACTTCGATTTCATCGACGGGGGAACGTGTTGGGAGTGCCCCGAGAATTCCGTGCGTTCGGTCTCCGGCGTTAAGACCAACAAGGCCTGCGAATTCACCAACATCCGTTGGGAAGCGGCCAAGCGTACGCCGAACGGGTTGTTCAAGCTGCCGGGCGGCCACGAGATCGCGGCCGAGGTCATCAAGGAGCGCACGCGGATCGACAAGATCCTCGACGAGGCCATCAAGGCGGAAAAGGTGAGCGGTGCCGAGGCCACCGAATTCAGAGACGTCGCCTGGGAGCATATTCGGACGGGGCCCGAAAGCTCCTCGGTCCTGATGGCGGCCGTCTACCAACGCGTTTTCGATCTGATCAAGAATGGCCCGAGGACCAAGCCCGAGCGGGACTTGCTGAACTACATGGCCGTCTATATTCAGCAGTCGCGCCAGTTGGCCGCCTCGGAAATGGACAGCATCTGGAAAAGCTGGACCCGCGGCCAGGAGGCGCGCACATCGGCACTGGCGACAAGAAGTATGCACAGTGCCTATGACGTCGGCGTCGCCCCACCGGATTTGAAAAGCCTGGTCGCCAACGTCATGCATCTGGCGCCCGCCGCGGCGATGACGACTGCGTTCCTCGGCGCGTATGCGCTCGAAAACGTGTCGCCCGCGTTCGCTCAGCTGACGGCCCGCGCGGCGGTAGCAATAAGACCCTTCAATTGGGTGCAGAAAATTGCCTCACTCCAACAAACCGCGGAGAAGGCCGGAGCCGCGATTACCCACGCAGCCGCCGCAGCCCAGGCCGGAGCGGGGGTCATCGGCTCCTTTGCCGCTCCCTTCGCGGTCATGACGGCCGCGTCGGTAATCTTCAGCATCGCGACGGAAAACACCTTGGCGCAGAACCAACAGATATCCATTGTCAACGACGCTCTGGAGACGTCGAAGAAGCCGGTGAACCTGTCCCGCCTGATCCTGACCCCAGAGGGCAGGGTGGAGGTCCTGAGCAACTGGGCGCTGATGACCCAGGAGTACTACAAGCCCAACGCCCGCACCTGGGCCGCGCTGGTGCCGACGCAGTCGTCGACGGGCAACACGGCGACCGTGAACGTGAATGGCACGAACATCGTCATAGACGTTCCCGTGGTGCCGAGCGTGACCTTGGAAGGCGACCGCACAGTGGTGGCGGGGGCCTCGGGCAGCGCGCCGAGTTGGGAGAAGGTCGCCGGTGCGGCCCTTGATGTTGCGGTCGGCTCCGACGGTACTGTCTATGCGATCGGCGTGAATAAGACGAACGGCGGATATCAGATGTTCAAACGCGCCAAGACCGATAGCAAGTGGACCAAGATTATCGGAGGGGCGCTTCGCGTTGCGGTTTCCGGGACAGAGGCTTGGGTGGTGAACGACAAGGGCGGGATCTATGTTCAGTCGGGCACCCGATGGCGAAAGGTCTCCGGCCCCGCGGCACAAGACATCGGCGCCAGCGCCAAAGGCGTGTGGATTACCGGTACCGATGACAAGATTTATCAACGCGTGGGCAACAACTGGAATCTTGTTTCGGGTAAGGCCCAGCGGATCGATGTCGATCAGGACGGTCGCCCCTGGGTCGTGAACAACAAAGGCCACATCTTCGTCCACGACAATAACTTGAAGTGGCAGAGGCTGCCGGGCGCCGCCAAGGATGTGGCGGTCGATGCACGGGGCGCGGCATACGTCGTCGGCACGAGTGGCGGCGTGTACGTGTTCAACGGCACAAAGCGCGATTGGGACCGAATTTCTGACGACAAGGATTCCGTCGCCATCGGTGTCGGCGGTGGTCAGCTGTGGCGGATTTCCAAGTCAAACGAAACCTATCAGTATCGCTAGGCTGCCCGGCATTCATTCTACGATGATGCTCATATACTGCCGGCGGCCCGTGGCGGGCCGCCGGCGAATTATGCGGCAGTAGGCGGCGTCGCTACTTTTGCCGGTACACCTCGGTTTTCGGACCCAGGTGCCAGATCTTTCCGCCGCCGACGGCGACGGCCGTCGCATCGCGGCCTGTCGTCATCCACTTGTTGGCGGCGGCGTCGAACAGCATGACCTTGCCGCTTGCATCGACCACCACCGGGACGCCGAAGGCATCGACGGCAATGTCCTGTGCCGTGCCGTTGAAGGGCTGCCATTTGCCGTTGACCAGGGCGAATATCTGGCCGGCCGCGTTGGTCAGCCAGGGATTGCCGTCACGGTCCACGGTGATGCGGGTTCCCCAGGCCGATTGATCGCGGAGCCATTGCTTGCCGGTCCAGCGATAGACGGCGAAGCTCCCTTGCTTGGTCGGTTCCGCCACGGCCCAGACACCTTTGGCGCTGGCGCCGATATCGACGGCCTTCATGATCTTGCCGCCGGCCAGGACCGGCCGATTGGCCCAGGTCGTGCCGGCGCGCTCGAAGGCGATGCCGCCGTCGTTGACCAGCCAGGGCGTGGTGTCGGCCACGGCGATGCGCACGGCGCCGCCGGGTGCGGATTTCCAATCCCGATCCTTTGGTCCGCGGAAGTAAATCCCGTTCCCGCCGGGCACCTTGTTGTCGCCGATCACCCAGACGGTCCCGTCGGTGGCGAGGGCGATGTCATGGGCGCGGCCGGGGATCTGTTCCCAATCATTGCCACGGCCCGGCTGCAGGCTCGCCGTCTCGTTGATCACGGGGATGGTCTGGCCTTGAATCTTCTGGCTCGGCGTATTGCCCGTATTGAGCGGGGTCACGACCGGGTCACCCTGCATGATGACGGTCGTCGGCGCCGTCACGTTCGTCAATTGGGTCGCCGCTTCCTTGCCTTGGGCATAGGATTTGATCCGGGACATGACGTGGGCGGCCGGATCGCTCAGGCCCGACATTGCCAGCAACCAGTATCCTTCCAGGACGGACCTGCGTTCCTCGGTCTGGAAGTCGCGGGTAAGGTCCGGTGTCTGCTTGGCATGGGCGAGCATGGCCAACAGATGCCCGCGGTCGGTCTTGGAGTATTCGTCCATCTTCGTCGCGACCTCGATCACGACCTCAATGATGGCGGTAATGACAAAGGCGGGGCCGGCGGCCTTCAGGAATTTGAAGACGCTACTGGCCCCCTTCGACAAGGCCTTGTTCAGCCCCTTGAGGGCGACCTTTCCCGCGACGTCGTCGACAGGCGATTTGGTTAATAGCTTTGTCGTTTTCTTGGCGAGTTCCCCGCCACCTTCTTTGATGCCTTCCACGACCTTTTTCTTTATGCCCTGACGGATGCCGTAGTTGGGCCTGACCAGTTTCTTGAGGGTGGGATTGGTGGCGACGGCAACCATGGTGCCGCCGGCAATGACGGTCAGACCGGAAACCGAGGCAATCGTCGCGGCCTGGACGATTTCGTGCCAATCGGGGGGCGGCGTCGGCTCGTCCGCCGGTTTCACCTGGGTCAAGTCAGGCCCGCCGCTCTTGCCGTTCGTGGTGATTAGGCCCGACGTGGAGTTTTCCGCGAATTTCTTCCAGTAGGCCTCGGCCGTTCTCCAGGCATCGAATGCTTTCAAGGCTTCTTCCGCGACGTATATCCGACGGTTCTTGACGTAGTCGGCGAAGCTCGCCAACAGGCGTTTGTCGGCGGCGGTTACCTTGCGCGCGTCGGATGGGACTTGCGACGGGTTCGCGGCAGCCAGTTCGATCCGCCCGAACACCATGTTCATGAGAATGCTGCTGACACCGGGCGTTTCCTCGATTTCCGCCCAGGCTTCGGCAACTTCCTTTTCCGGGTTCTGTTTGCAGTTCCTGGCCGCGTCGAGATCGTCCTTGTTCTCGGCACAGGACCGGACCATTTCGCGGATCGCGGCGTCTAACTTTTTCCGGTCGTCCCGCAGGATTTCCAGAACGACATCGTCGGCGCCGGGCAGCCGGAACAGGCCCGGTTCGCCGAAGGGGGCCGCGTACCATTCCGTGGTCGGCCCCTGACAGGCGTCATGGTTGTAAACCGGTGCATAGGTCCGCGTGTGTTCGGCCGGACAGGACCAGCAGGTGCCGCCGTCCGGCGCCGGCTTGGCCCTGGGGCTGGTGATGCCGGCGGTCTTCATGTTGTTGAAGAAGGTGTTGTCGACCTTGATGAAGTCGAAATGCTGGCCTGCGGGGCAGGTCAGTGCCGATACGAATTTGGCCTTTGAAACCACCAGACCCGGCGTCGTCTCGCAAGCTTGCGGTGATGTGATGGGGTTCAACAGCACGCGGTCATAGGTTTCCGGGCATTTCCAGCATTCGCCACCGTTGCGCGGATCAGTGATGGTGCCGGCTTCGCACTTGGCGATGCCGCGCACCGTGGCGCGCGCCGACGCCGCCGGGATCGCCCTGCTGCACCCACTCGTACTATTGACGTGGTGCGCGGTACGGACGAACCCGCTCGGGCATTGCCAACAGGCGCCCCCGTCCCAGGCATCGTGAAACTGACCCGGTTTGCAATCGTGCGGCCAAAGAGTGTTGAACATGCGCGTTGGGCGGCGGAGTTCCTCGGAGGAGGGCCGGGTACACTTATCCCAGGCATCGACACGCGGCAGGACATTGGTCTCGTATCCTTTAGGGCAGGACCAGCATTCGCCGCCGCGGATGCTGTCATAGAATGCCTTTTCAAATTGTGCCGTTGGGCCCGGGCACAAATCCCCCAGCTTCGTGGCCGGTTTGAAACGTTGTTTGACGTTGGATTCCTGCCAGGTTGCCTGCCGCGCACACGCGCGGTCAGTATCGACGGCGGCAGCGGTCCTGGTAAAGCCGCCTGGGCAGGACCAGCATTGCCAGAGCCCGATGTCGAAGATCGACCCGGCCGGGCAGGAGCCCAGGGCCGGGCCTTCGTAGATGGCGTGTTTCGATTTGCAGGGCGGCTGCGGCTTGCCGTCACGGCGCAGGCCGCCGCATTCCGTGTGGGAGGTGTAGAAATCCCAGCCATGGCTGAGATGCTCATCCTTGCCCACCTTTACATTCTGCGCCCCGACAAGCGTCGCTGTGGTGATGGGCAACGCGAAGCCGATGATGAGCAACAGCGGTGCAACAAACAACACGCGGTACTGTCGGCCCACAATAGCTACGAGCACACCCACAAGAACCAGCAGCGATATCGCCAAGCCGATTTCAACCATCACGCTCTCCCCCTCGTTCGGGCATCTGCCCGTCATTCGGTCCGCACGGTCCCATCGAGAGCTGCCGCAGGTTCAATACCCACCGAGACGAGACAGAACCGCCACAGCGCGCATGGTGCCGTCACCGTCTTGTGCGGTGATTGCGCGGCTAGGATTACTTTTCCTACGATGGGACGAGGGTGCAAGATGCGCGTTATATGATAAAAGGCTATACTATGAAGGATCGTCCTATAATAATTCGTGCTAGTATTTGGTGTGTCCGAACAGGAACGGTTTCGGATAGGTTCAAGACACGGGCATTCGCATCAGGCCACATGCCGAACTTGTAGAAACAGTGTTGATTTCCTCCCATGCCAACCAACGTGGAATGGCTCCTGCAAGAGGCCACCGGTGACCGCAGTCTTCGCGTCGAAAAGCGAATGATGATCGACGACGGTAATTGGACGGCGGAAATCGAGCGGCTTGAAATCGGCCCCGGACTTCGGGTGTTTCTTGCGACGGCGGATGTGCACAAGGATCTCACCGTGCAACCGGCCGACGGCGAGGACGATATCTGGCTGAACAGCGATGTCGCGGTTTCGGGGCGCGTCGACATTCATTTGCGCGACGGACCCAAGACCCATGTCGGTCCCGACCACGCGATCCTGTTTCGCCCGTTGATCCGCGTCGTCGATTATCACCTGACGGCGGGTCAGCAAATCAAGATGGCGGGTTACGGCCTGCATATCGACCGGGTCGTGCGCCTGTTCGACGGAAACGTGCCCAATGAGTTGTGCCCGCTTGTTGAGCCGAACATCGGCGAAAGCCGCATCTTCGCCATGAAAAATACGCGCCAGCTCCGCAATCTGGCGCAAAACCTGTTTGCCCCGGGCTTGAACGGTCCGCTTCGAACCCTGTTCATGGAAGGCACCGTTTTGCAGTTGCTCGCCGTTCAGGCCGCGGGACGGCCGAATGGAAAGGGGGCGCGGAGCGAGTTGTCCAGGAGTGAGCGCGACAGCGTTCATGCCGCGCGGGACATCTTACTGGCGGACATGCGGAACCCGCCGAGTCTGGGGGAACTGGCCAACGCGGTCGGGTTGACGGAAAAGCGGTTGAACGCCGGATTCCGCATGGCTTTCGGCGCGACGGTCTTTGAAGTGTTGCGAAACCACCGCCTGGAACATGCGCGCATCGCGTTGACGATGGAATCCACCCCGATGAAGGTCATCGCCTACCGGGTCGGTTACAACCACGTCACCAACTTCATCAACGCCTATACCGCGCGCTACGGGAATCCGCCGGGTCGTCACACCCGGCGCGGCAGCTAGATACAGAACGCCGCCCTGGCAAAGAGCCGGGCTTATGGACGAAGACGAAATCCGCGATGGGGATCAGGCCGCCGCGTGGGCCGGGTCCGCTCGTTCGGTCAGGAAAGGCGCGTCCCCCAGCAGCGTCACCCGGTTCATGTGGCGGCGGAAGCCGTGATAGTCGTTGATGGCGAAATGCTGGGTGCAGCGGTTGTCCCAGAAGGCGAGGGATCCGGGCTGCCAGCGAAACCGGCAGACGAATTCCGGCTTGCACAGGTGGGCGAACAGGTAGTGCAGCAGCGGCGCGCTTTCCTCGCGCGTCATGCCTTCGAAATTCTTGGTGAACACGCTGTTGACGTAAAGTGCGTCGCGGCCCGATTCCGGATGGGTGCGGATCACCGGATGGGTCGCCTCCTGTTCGACATCGTCGGAATGCTGAAACCCGCCGGAAGCGCTCCCGGGCAATTCGGCCTCGGCCGCCCGTTTGGCGAAATTCTCCCGCGCGCTGTGGAAGGCGCGCATCCCCCGCAGCATCGTTTTCATACCGTCCGACAGGGTTTCATAGGCCAGGTACATGTTGGCGAACATGGTATCGCCGCCGAAGGGCGGCACTTCCTTGGCGTAGAGGATGGAGCCGAGGGCCGGACGTCGGGTGTAGCTGACGTCCGTGTGCCAGCGGTCGCCGATGTTGTTCTTGTGTTGCGGTTCCTTGAGCAGGAGTTGGACTTCCTCGTGGCCGGGCACCTGGGGAAAGAACGAATTGACGTGCAGGTCACCGAACAGGCGGCCGAAGGCCTTTTGCCGGTCGGGCGTCAGATCCTGGTCGCGGAAGAAGATGACCAGGTTGTCGACCAGGGCGCGGCGGATTTCCGCAATCACCTCGGGGTCGAGGGACCGCGACAGGTCGACGCCGCCGATCTCCGCGCCGAGGGCGCCTGAGATCGGGCTGATGGTGATGTGACGGAAATCGGATTGCGGTTGTGCGGTCATCGGACGGGGCTCCCAAATTCAGGCGGTTTTGCGCGGCGCCTCGGCAAGAAGGGCCAGGGTTTCTTCGGATACGGGCGCCGTCAGGGCGCCGGCGATGCTGTCGATCAGGTTGGCGACGAACAATTGGGTGCCGCCGCTGCGTCCGGTGGTGCGGCCGCCGGCATCGCGCCGCGCCTTGTCGGCCAGGGCGTGGACGAAATGGGCGACGGCCTGGCGGATGCGCTGTTCGACCACGGTTGCCGGCAGGTCCGAAAGCAGGCCGCGCAACAGGTCGCGGGTGCGCGCCATGCCATGGTCGAACTTATCGCGCACCAGGCCGCCCAGATCGACCCCCGGGTCGCTGATCACCTGTGCCAGAAAGCGCACGTAATGGCCGCCGCGCATAACGGGGTCGAGTTGCTCCGCCAACGGCGCGACCATGGCGGCGACGACGGGACGCACCTGGATTACCGGGGCGGCGGCCTCCAGCGCGTCGAGCATGGCGACGCGACGCCGGTTGATGCCCGCCATGCGGCGTTCGAAGATCGCTTCGAGCAACATTTCCCGAGTGCCGAAATGGTAATGCAGCGCGGCCACGTTCTTCTGCCCGGCGGCGCGGTTGATCTCGCGCAGGGATACGTTGTCGATGCCCTTCTCGGCGAACAGCCGTTCGGCGGCGAGGACAAGCTTTTCGCGGGTATCGGTCGGGTCCATGGGGTAACCATATTAAATCATTTGAATTAATTCAAATGATTTAAATCTGCCAGACAAGGACGCTGCCCCATCAAAGCGAAATGTTGACAAAGGGGCCCGTGAGAAGGCCTTTTCAAAGGTAGACAAGACCATACCAAGAGGAATTCCATTCATGAGACTGATGATGTTCGAAGCGTCCGGCGGACCGCGCCTGGGCGTGGTCGATGGCGACAAGGTGATCGACGTCGCCGCTGCCGATCCGGCGTTGCCGAAGACGATGCTGGCCCTGATCCAGGCCGGCCCGGACGCGCTTTCCCGCGTCGCCGCCGCCGTCAAGGGCGCGGATGCGAAGGCGACCCTGGCGCTCAAGGACGTCACGCCGGCGCTGCCCATCGAGCGCCCGGGCAAGTTCGTCTGCGTCGGCCTGAACTACGCCGCCCATGCGCGCGAAGGCGGGCACGAGCCGCCCAAGTATCCGTCGCTGTTCGTGCGCTGGCCGTCGTCCCTGGTCGCCGCCGAGGCGCCGGTGATCCTGCCCAAGGTCTGCGACCAACTGGATTACGAGGCCGAGTTGACCTTCGTCATCGGCAAGGGCGGTCGCGCCATTCCGGAAGACAAGGGGTTGGACCACGTGTTCGGCTACACCCTGTTCAACGACGTCTCGGTCCGCGCCTGGCAGCGCTATACCCCGCAGTGGACTCAGGGCAAGAACTTCGACGGCACCGGCCCCTTGGGCCCCGTCGTGGTGACGCCGGACGAATTGCCGCCGGGGGCGTCGGGCCTGCGCATCACGTCGCGGGTCAATGGCGAAACGCGGCAGGACTCCAACACCGGAGACCTGATCTTCGGCGTCGCGCGGCTGGTCGCCATCCTGTCCGAATTCATGACGCTGGAGCCTGGCGACGTGGTCGCCACCGGCACGCCCTCGGGCGTGGCCCACGCCATGAAGCCGCCGGGCTGGATGAAGGTCGGCGACAGGGTCGAGGTCGAGGTCGAAGGCATTGGCATCCTGGGCAATCCCATCGTCGC
This window harbors:
- a CDS encoding tripartite tricarboxylate transporter permease, with product MYSDLLDALPAVLGLYNFIALVIGVVAGIVVGAMPGLSATMAISVLVPFTFGLEPLVALGLMAGIYNGAMYGGAIPAVLLRIPGTPAAVATTFDGYPMAQKGEGGFALQVAVVSSAIGGIASAFALMLLAPPLAKVTLLFGPSEVFWVAVFGLASIIFLLGGNPIKGLISACFGVFVSVVGTDPISGADRYTFDHLELLDGINIVILLVGLYALPPVIDLLEVPLKTDQVTDKKLGTEPIWRSLPRMFRFWKTWIRSSLIGIWIGILPGAGGSMAAFMSYNEARRSSKTPDTWGHGEPEGVAASETANNADTASALIPALTLGIPGTAVAAVMLGGLLIHGLQPGPMLFRENPTVVFGFMWQFLFGAILLVLLGGSLATNSFAKLLNLPRPLLGSVIIVLMLIGVYSINGRMFDVYLMLSFGAIGYVMDKLKFPLPPVVLGLILGSYAEENLRLALRIGRGDWTILFANTTSLILVALTVAVVFGPMLKRRYLKSRQSK
- a CDS encoding helix-turn-helix transcriptional regulator is translated as MATDDMDELHHAVAGLAGRHQFDVRGDRAALSARIAVASFGNLNLLHFGYGDVRIDVSSGEEGDDGLLFYVVTGGGGNLRLGNTEMGFSTTRGVVRDLSHSIMVTQEGLSGFALPMSKERVSQHARAVIGADVGAAPVIFDEGIDMTTPGGRQFRNTVHFVANALDGPLREMDNPILARQMEELLLTQVLALLPNNFSDAIADCATRVALPYHVKRARDYIHAHAHTAVGVADIAAAAGCGYRTVQNAFKDVYGMSPMAYLRLVRLKRVHGALLNGGGDGATIAQIARSWGFGHMGRFAEIYRRQFGELPSETVRKCA
- a CDS encoding tectonin domain-containing protein, with the translated sequence MVKQDAILRIEEWPMRVLFKSVFFPILARGALLALIAFAGMANPSDAAAQQTQAAFTGQGHAICGGVDLRTGKLLDSCGFESAKYTGKAVGKCPSGSFFDIGTWACFTCPSGYNRTAFAVDTPQACSKQVRAEYKYARRVSGHKSCPNGTFKDPRNGGECWQCPSGFGRTLSAVNAWDACGKFGASARRAEFIDRVCPEGTITDLNGSCYSCPEGFRRTAAAVTANNACFRNEDLKPAEQTAALTCKAGEHFDFIDGGTCWECPENSVRSVSGVKTNKACEFTNIRWEAAKRTPNGLFKLPGGHEIAAEVIKERTRIDKILDEAIKAEKVSGAEATEFRDVAWEHIRTGPESSSVLMAAVYQRVFDLIKNGPRTKPERDLLNYMAVYIQQSRQLAASEMDSIWKSWTRGQEARTSALATRSMHSAYDVGVAPPDLKSLVANVMHLAPAAAMTTAFLGAYALENVSPAFAQLTARAAVAIRPFNWVQKIASLQQTAEKAGAAITHAAAAAQAGAGVIGSFAAPFAVMTAASVIFSIATENTLAQNQQISIVNDALETSKKPVNLSRLILTPEGRVEVLSNWALMTQEYYKPNARTWAALVPTQSSTGNTATVNVNGTNIVIDVPVVPSVTLEGDRTVVAGASGSAPSWEKVAGAALDVAVGSDGTVYAIGVNKTNGGYQMFKRAKTDSKWTKIIGGALRVAVSGTEAWVVNDKGGIYVQSGTRWRKVSGPAAQDIGASAKGVWITGTDDKIYQRVGNNWNLVSGKAQRIDVDQDGRPWVVNNKGHIFVHDNNLKWQRLPGAAKDVAVDARGAAYVVGTSGGVYVFNGTKRDWDRISDDKDSVAIGVGGGQLWRISKSNETYQYR
- a CDS encoding AraC family transcriptional regulator, translating into MPTNVEWLLQEATGDRSLRVEKRMMIDDGNWTAEIERLEIGPGLRVFLATADVHKDLTVQPADGEDDIWLNSDVAVSGRVDIHLRDGPKTHVGPDHAILFRPLIRVVDYHLTAGQQIKMAGYGLHIDRVVRLFDGNVPNELCPLVEPNIGESRIFAMKNTRQLRNLAQNLFAPGLNGPLRTLFMEGTVLQLLAVQAAGRPNGKGARSELSRSERDSVHAARDILLADMRNPPSLGELANAVGLTEKRLNAGFRMAFGATVFEVLRNHRLEHARIALTMESTPMKVIAYRVGYNHVTNFINAYTARYGNPPGRHTRRGS
- a CDS encoding TauD/TfdA family dioxygenase; amino-acid sequence: MTAQPQSDFRHITISPISGALGAEIGGVDLSRSLDPEVIAEIRRALVDNLVIFFRDQDLTPDRQKAFGRLFGDLHVNSFFPQVPGHEEVQLLLKEPQHKNNIGDRWHTDVSYTRRPALGSILYAKEVPPFGGDTMFANMYLAYETLSDGMKTMLRGMRAFHSARENFAKRAAEAELPGSASGGFQHSDDVEQEATHPVIRTHPESGRDALYVNSVFTKNFEGMTREESAPLLHYLFAHLCKPEFVCRFRWQPGSLAFWDNRCTQHFAINDYHGFRRHMNRVTLLGDAPFLTERADPAHAAA
- a CDS encoding TetR/AcrR family transcriptional regulator, with the protein product MDPTDTREKLVLAAERLFAEKGIDNVSLREINRAAGQKNVAALHYHFGTREMLLEAIFERRMAGINRRRVAMLDALEAAAPVIQVRPVVAAMVAPLAEQLDPVMRGGHYVRFLAQVISDPGVDLGGLVRDKFDHGMARTRDLLRGLLSDLPATVVEQRIRQAVAHFVHALADKARRDAGGRTTGRSGGTQLFVANLIDSIAGALTAPVSEETLALLAEAPRKTA
- a CDS encoding fumarylacetoacetate hydrolase family protein, with product MRLMMFEASGGPRLGVVDGDKVIDVAAADPALPKTMLALIQAGPDALSRVAAAVKGADAKATLALKDVTPALPIERPGKFVCVGLNYAAHAREGGHEPPKYPSLFVRWPSSLVAAEAPVILPKVCDQLDYEAELTFVIGKGGRAIPEDKGLDHVFGYTLFNDVSVRAWQRYTPQWTQGKNFDGTGPLGPVVVTPDELPPGASGLRITSRVNGETRQDSNTGDLIFGVARLVAILSEFMTLEPGDVVATGTPSGVAHAMKPPGWMKVGDRVEVEVEGIGILGNPIVAEA